The proteins below are encoded in one region of Portunus trituberculatus isolate SZX2019 chromosome 17, ASM1759143v1, whole genome shotgun sequence:
- the LOC123504900 gene encoding interferon regulatory factor 2-like, with product MSPSAVTADTPMDLSTKTRRKLRLEEFLRQNLDQAPATRVIQWVNRDKGVFRILWTHQSSGAFTQQDAALFRYWALARGKPATQSSVELKQSLRMALNKSPSVDRLSIANDEYRYFRFTDWENRKKNSGVKNMRGQQENTRKRSPPPGHPPPLVPITKKTSSSSPLWSSTDHLALMGREKSFIPYNEEVLRKLLGAYPRPSQLGSSSQLMDDNTQEFSLAPGPYMDQATLDCRTREKALREPVSSSYILPDHIKYLPNPHSPQAYSEPLHAVPSYKESLTRQDMEGPLSLYGDNPFYSKSFHHYDYRSAVPTSTTHLFRVPEALDSRLLATQY from the exons ATGTCTCCTTCAGCCGTGACCGCCGACACCCCTATGGATCTGTCCACCAAAACGCGGCGTAAATTACGACTAGAAGAGTTTCTAAGGCAAAACCTGGACCAGGCGCCTGCCACCCGCGTGATCCAGTGGGTGAACCGCGACAAGGGAGTGTTCAGGATCCTGTGGACTCACCAGAGCTCTGGAGCCTTCACCCAGCAAGACGCAGCACTTTTCCGCTACTGGGCCCTTGCGAGAG GGAAACCCGCCACCCAGTCCTCAGTGGAGCTCAAGCAGAGTCTGAGGATGGCGCTCAACAAATCCCCGTCAGTAGATCGCCTATCAATCGCCAACGACGAGTACCGCTACTTCAGATTTACAG aCTGGGAAAACCGCAAAAAGAATTCTGGGGTGAAGAATATGCGGGGCCAGCAGGAAAACACACGGAAAAGATCCCCGCCACCGGGACACCCGCCGCCCCTCGTTCCTATCACCAAAAAGACCTCATCCAGCTCACCGCTCTGGTCCTCCACTGACCATCTTGCTCTCATGGGGCGGGAGAagtccttcattccctacaatGAAGAGGTCCTGAGAAAACTACTAGGCGCGTACCCGAGGCCATCGCAACTGGGGAGCAGCAG CCAGCTGATGGATGACAACACGCAAGAATTCAGCCTCGCGCCTGGTCCTTACATGGACCAGGCCACGCTGGACTGCAGGACAAGAGAGAAGGCACTACGAGAACCTGTGAGTAGCAGCTACATACTACCGGATCACATTAAGTACCTGCCCAACCCACACTCCCCCCAGGCGTACTCCGAGCCCCTCCACGCCGTCCCGAGCTACAAGGAGTCCCTTACCAGGCAGGACATGGAAGGCCCTCTCAGTCTGTACGGTGATAATCCTTTCTACTCAAAGTCCTTCCATCATTATGACTACAGATCTGCAGTTcctacctccaccacccactTGTTCCGTGTTCCCGAGGCCCTCGACTCCAGGCTCCTCGCAACTCAGTACTAA